A section of the Corynebacterium tuberculostearicum genome encodes:
- a CDS encoding IclR family transcriptional regulator → MGEYSAVSGIKVLDRAMAIMMAAANHPSTLNELCETTGLPRATAHRLATALEAHRILVRTPDGKWKAGPALPGNRDHLLEAAGPIMENLREDTGESIQLYEVTGNTRTCIATREPESGLHNVVPVGRQLPLSSGSAARIIAAFVDINTDNASFTQADIEAARNQGYSESIEEREAGLASISAPVFDSSGTFLAVLSISGSVERFQPSPAQKYANILTSAARELSNLL, encoded by the coding sequence ATGGGAGAGTATAGCGCAGTTTCCGGAATCAAGGTGTTGGATCGAGCAATGGCCATTATGATGGCCGCCGCCAACCACCCCTCCACCCTCAATGAATTATGCGAAACCACGGGGCTACCTCGGGCGACAGCACATCGATTGGCCACCGCACTCGAGGCACACCGCATTCTCGTTCGCACCCCCGATGGAAAGTGGAAGGCCGGCCCTGCCCTTCCCGGCAACCGAGATCATCTCCTCGAGGCAGCTGGACCAATCATGGAGAATCTGCGCGAAGACACCGGAGAATCCATCCAGCTCTACGAGGTCACCGGAAATACCCGTACCTGCATTGCCACCAGGGAGCCGGAATCCGGCCTCCACAACGTCGTGCCAGTCGGGCGCCAGCTACCGCTTAGCTCCGGCTCTGCCGCGCGCATCATTGCCGCATTTGTAGACATCAATACCGATAACGCCTCGTTTACCCAAGCAGACATTGAGGCGGCCCGAAACCAAGGCTATTCCGAGTCTATTGAGGAGCGCGAAGCCGGCTTAGCCTCCATCTCAGCTCCCGTTTTCGATAGTTCTGGGACATTCCTCGCAGTGTTGTCGATTTCCGGATCTGTCGAGCGCTTCCAACCTTCCCCAGCCCAGAAATACGCCAACATTCTCACTTCCGCCGCACGCGAATTGAGCAATCTCCTTTAA